One Prodigiosinella aquatilis DNA window includes the following coding sequences:
- the zntB gene encoding zinc transporter ZntB, producing MVAIEGKSLQQTGAVHAYQLDGDGGVMPIGEYGTLSSTKPCWLHLDSTQPDSIRWLSETTLLPDSIRSALAGESARPRVSRLGEGIMITLRSINYNANARPDQLVAIRVFITDQLIVSTRRRKVAAIDEVVDDLKNGNGPTDSGSWLVSIAEALTDDTSEFIDDLHERIINLEDSILDENIPPRGQLALIRKQLIVMRRYMTPQRDIFSRLSSEHLPWIQDDDRHRMKEIASRLGRGLDDLDASIARTAVIADEITALMTDALNRRTYTMSLLAMVFLPSTFLTGLFGVNLGGIPGAGNHWGFAAFCLMLVILVFGVTWWLKRSKWL from the coding sequence GTGGTAGCCATTGAAGGAAAATCATTACAGCAAACAGGGGCCGTTCATGCTTACCAACTGGATGGTGACGGCGGCGTTATGCCGATTGGCGAGTATGGCACGCTTAGCAGCACCAAACCCTGCTGGCTGCATCTGGATTCTACCCAACCTGACAGCATCCGATGGCTGAGTGAAACGACGTTACTGCCTGACAGTATACGTAGTGCTCTGGCGGGAGAAAGCGCCCGTCCCCGGGTGAGTCGGCTGGGTGAGGGGATCATGATCACGCTGCGTAGTATTAACTACAACGCCAATGCCAGACCGGATCAACTGGTGGCTATCCGGGTCTTTATTACTGACCAGTTGATCGTCTCCACCCGGCGACGTAAGGTCGCGGCGATTGATGAGGTCGTGGACGATCTTAAGAATGGTAATGGCCCTACTGATAGTGGCAGCTGGCTGGTCTCTATTGCGGAGGCGTTGACTGACGACACCAGCGAATTTATTGATGATCTGCATGAACGGATTATCAATCTTGAAGATAGCATTCTGGATGAGAATATTCCGCCACGCGGCCAACTGGCTCTTATCCGTAAGCAACTGATTGTGATGCGCCGCTATATGACGCCGCAACGCGATATTTTTTCCCGCTTGTCCAGTGAGCATCTTCCCTGGATTCAGGATGACGACCGTCATCGGATGAAAGAGATTGCGTCCCGGCTGGGGCGGGGGCTGGATGATCTGGATGCCAGTATTGCGCGGACCGCCGTTATCGCTGATGAAATAACCGCACTTATGACTGATGCTTTAAATCGCAGAACTTACACTATGTCCCTGCTGGCGATGGTGTTTTTGCCGTCTACATTTCTTACGGGGTTATTTGGCGTTAATCTGGGTGGCATTCCCGGGGCCGGGAATCATTGGGGATTCGCCGCGTTTTGCCTGATGTTGGTCATATTGGTGTTTGGTGTTACCTGGTGGTTAAAACGCAGTAAATGGTTATGA
- a CDS encoding ABC transporter substrate-binding protein, with product MLFRYSILCGGLFATLMSSASAAQVPPGTILAEKQEIVRHIKDEPVSLDPIKAVGLPEAQVIRDLYEGLVNQDAHGNLIPGVALRWQTNDNRTFIFTLRDNARWSNGDPVTAKDFVYSWRRLVTPKNASPFGWFARLAGILNADEILAGKLPAEKLGVIAMDDHTLKVQLNKPVPYFVSLVANFSLYPVHQATLEKYGNDWTKPGNLVGNGAFKLQDRVVNEKLVLVPNDDYWDHAHTCLTKVTFVPINSESSATKRYLAGDIDITESFPKNMYRKLMKELPGQVFTPDQLGTYYYAFNTQRAPTNDPRVRKALSYAIDRQVIAEKVLRTGEKPAYHFTPDVTAGFKPAPVELQQYSQEELDAQAKALMAIAGYGPGKPLKLSLLYNTQEVHKKIAIAIASMWKKKLGVNVRLVNQEWQTYIDSRNTGNFDVVRASWVGDYNEPSTFLSLLTSNHSGNIARFKNADYDRVLADAAGQTDAKMLNDDYNKAEQILADQSPIAPIYQYTNGRLIKPWVKGYPITNPEDVAYSQTLYILKH from the coding sequence ATGTTATTTCGTTATTCCATCCTGTGTGGCGGGTTATTTGCAACGTTAATGAGCAGCGCCAGTGCCGCACAAGTGCCTCCGGGAACCATACTGGCTGAAAAGCAGGAAATTGTTCGTCATATCAAGGACGAACCTGTCTCACTGGATCCGATAAAAGCGGTGGGATTGCCGGAAGCGCAGGTTATTCGTGACCTGTATGAAGGCCTGGTCAATCAGGATGCGCATGGCAATCTGATCCCCGGTGTGGCGCTGCGTTGGCAAACCAATGATAACCGTACGTTTATTTTCACATTACGTGACAATGCCCGTTGGTCCAATGGTGATCCGGTAACGGCCAAAGACTTTGTGTACAGTTGGCGCCGGCTGGTTACACCGAAAAATGCTTCACCATTTGGTTGGTTTGCCCGTTTGGCTGGCATTCTCAATGCCGATGAGATTCTGGCGGGTAAACTACCAGCCGAGAAACTGGGCGTGATCGCAATGGATGACCACACTCTCAAAGTACAACTGAATAAACCTGTACCCTATTTTGTCAGCCTGGTAGCTAACTTCAGTCTTTATCCGGTACATCAGGCCACGTTGGAAAAATACGGTAACGACTGGACCAAACCCGGTAATTTAGTGGGCAATGGTGCGTTTAAACTGCAAGACAGGGTGGTGAATGAAAAGCTGGTGCTGGTGCCGAATGATGACTATTGGGATCATGCCCATACCTGTCTGACCAAAGTCACTTTCGTACCGATTAATAGTGAATCGAGCGCGACTAAACGCTATCTGGCTGGAGATATCGATATCACGGAGTCGTTCCCCAAGAACATGTATCGAAAGCTGATGAAAGAGTTACCGGGTCAGGTTTTTACGCCGGATCAACTGGGAACGTATTATTACGCCTTCAATACCCAGCGCGCTCCGACGAATGATCCGCGAGTACGCAAAGCGCTGTCATACGCTATTGACCGGCAGGTTATTGCGGAAAAGGTTTTGAGAACCGGAGAAAAACCGGCTTATCACTTTACGCCGGATGTGACGGCAGGATTCAAGCCTGCGCCCGTGGAATTGCAGCAATATTCACAAGAAGAGCTGGATGCTCAGGCCAAGGCACTGATGGCGATTGCCGGTTATGGTCCCGGAAAACCATTGAAGTTGTCGTTACTGTACAACACACAGGAAGTGCATAAGAAGATTGCTATCGCCATCGCCTCAATGTGGAAAAAGAAACTGGGTGTGAATGTGAGGTTGGTTAATCAGGAGTGGCAGACCTACATCGATAGCCGTAATACAGGAAATTTTGATGTAGTACGGGCGTCTTGGGTCGGGGATTATAATGAACCTTCAACATTCTTGTCTCTGTTAACGTCGAATCACAGCGGTAATATCGCTCGTTTCAAAAATGCGGATTATGACCGGGTGCTTGCAGACGCCGCGGGACAGACCGATGCCAAGATGCTGAATGACGACTACAACAAAGCCGAACAGATACTGGCGGACCAGTCCCCGATTGCACCGATCTATCAATATACCAACGGACGCTTGATCAAGCCGTGGGTAAAAGGGTACCCGATTACCAATCCGGAAGATGTGGCATACAGTCAAACACTCTATATTCTCAAACATTAG
- the mpaA gene encoding murein tripeptide amidase MpaA has translation MTQHALPYRDRQSRGFFSTFSEPYGHSRLGAPLLYFPAEIQHSGSGLIIAGTHGDETASTIALSCAMRSLAPGHRHHHVILAVNPDGCQLGIRSNANGVDINRNFPASNWQPGETVYRWSDATKARDVTLSTGDAPGSEPETQALCQLIDQLAPPWVVSFHEPLACIDDPQYSVLGTWMAYHFSLPQVDNVGYGTPGSFGSWCADRALLCITAELPVIAADTANERYLDPMVNLLGHNFLYQN, from the coding sequence ATGACGCAACATGCATTACCCTATCGAGACAGGCAATCGCGTGGCTTTTTCTCCACATTCAGTGAGCCTTATGGTCACTCAAGACTAGGTGCACCACTTCTTTATTTCCCTGCTGAAATTCAGCATAGCGGTAGCGGGCTGATCATTGCAGGCACCCACGGAGATGAAACCGCTTCTACCATCGCGCTGTCCTGTGCCATGCGCAGCCTGGCGCCAGGCCACCGTCATCATCATGTCATTCTGGCGGTAAACCCGGATGGTTGTCAGCTAGGGATACGTTCCAATGCCAACGGTGTCGATATCAACCGCAACTTTCCGGCCAGTAACTGGCAACCGGGTGAAACCGTTTATCGCTGGAGTGATGCCACTAAGGCGCGGGATGTCACGCTATCAACCGGTGATGCTCCGGGGTCCGAACCGGAAACCCAGGCATTGTGCCAATTAATTGACCAACTCGCCCCTCCGTGGGTCGTGTCATTTCATGAGCCATTGGCCTGTATTGATGATCCACAATATTCTGTACTAGGCACATGGATGGCTTACCATTTTTCCTTACCGCAGGTAGACAATGTGGGGTATGGCACACCAGGCTCGTTTGGCAGTTGGTGTGCCGACAGAGCGCTGCTATGCATTACTGCCGAGCTGCCCGTCATTGCCGCAGACACGGCGAATGAGCGTTATCTTGACCCGATGGTTAACCTGTTGGGGCATAATTTTTTATATCAAAATTGA
- the tpx gene encoding thiol peroxidase: MSQTIHFQGNPVPVAGVFPKVGSKAGAFSLVAKDLSDVALSQYAGKRKILNIFPSIDTGVCATSVRKFNQLGSELENTVVLCISADLPFAQSRFCGSEGLNNVVVLSTLRGTEFKENYGVAIVDGPLKGLTARAVVVLDENDIVLHSELVNEITTEPNYDAALAVLK; encoded by the coding sequence ATGTCACAGACTATACATTTTCAAGGCAATCCAGTACCCGTAGCCGGGGTCTTTCCCAAAGTGGGTAGCAAAGCCGGCGCGTTCTCGTTGGTTGCTAAAGATCTCTCTGACGTTGCTCTCAGCCAGTACGCAGGCAAACGTAAAATTCTGAACATATTCCCCAGCATCGATACCGGCGTTTGCGCGACATCTGTGCGAAAATTCAACCAATTGGGCTCCGAGCTGGAAAACACCGTTGTGTTGTGTATTTCTGCTGATCTGCCATTTGCCCAGTCACGCTTTTGTGGTTCAGAAGGGCTGAATAACGTAGTGGTGCTTTCTACACTGCGTGGCACTGAATTCAAAGAAAACTATGGTGTCGCCATTGTTGATGGTCCATTGAAAGGCCTGACTGCTCGTGCGGTTGTGGTACTGGATGAAAACGATATCGTATTGCACAGCGAGTTAGTGAACGAAATCACCACCGAACCGAATTATGATGCCGCACTGGCAGTACTGAAATAA
- a CDS encoding MFS transporter has product MKHASSTLGLSSIGLVILLTGQLLPMIDFSIVNVALESIAHSLSASPAELELVVSVYGVAFAVSLAMGGRLGDNYGRRQVFMMGVFLFGLASLLCGIAQTVWLLLVARALQGVGAALIVPQILATLHVCLRGREHAHAIGLYSAIGGLAFIVGQVLGGLLIQLDIGGYGWRSVFLINLPFCLLVLTCAPRWVPDTRGEKKVALDLLGIVALSLAIICLLFPLALGPIWHWPWQCLAALAATLVLFPLLLWIERYQERQQRAPLLPPALLRLPSVRLGLVIAVLFFSSWSGFMFAVAYTLQSGAGFTPLQSGNSFIGLGLAYFIASLFSSRITGRVGKTRALLIGCTIQMIGLLLLIATLVWVWPVSEGVYLLPATSVIGFGQAFIVSSFFRIGLSDVPMVHAGSGSALLSTVQQASLGLGPILLGTVLVQTLHFTQGRFLTALIVTLCAEWGLMLILVLRTGLVLRKENHEPQQVTITSCVAVDIQKSN; this is encoded by the coding sequence ATGAAACATGCTTCATCCACCCTGGGGTTAAGCAGTATCGGTCTGGTGATTTTATTAACCGGACAACTGCTGCCGATGATCGATTTTTCGATAGTCAACGTGGCACTGGAGTCTATTGCCCATTCCCTGTCGGCCAGTCCTGCTGAGCTAGAGCTGGTGGTTTCGGTTTATGGCGTAGCTTTTGCCGTCTCTCTGGCGATGGGAGGGCGGCTGGGTGATAACTATGGCCGTCGCCAGGTCTTTATGATGGGGGTCTTTTTATTTGGGCTGGCCTCTCTGCTGTGTGGTATTGCGCAAACGGTATGGTTGTTACTGGTGGCTCGGGCATTGCAAGGTGTGGGTGCGGCGTTGATTGTGCCGCAGATTCTTGCCACGCTGCATGTCTGTCTGCGTGGTAGAGAGCATGCGCATGCCATCGGTTTGTACAGTGCCATTGGCGGGTTGGCGTTTATTGTCGGACAAGTACTGGGTGGGTTACTGATTCAACTGGATATTGGTGGTTACGGCTGGCGTAGTGTATTCCTTATTAACCTGCCTTTTTGTCTATTGGTGTTGACCTGTGCCCCGCGATGGGTACCGGATACACGTGGTGAGAAAAAGGTGGCTCTCGATCTTCTTGGCATTGTGGCATTGTCGCTGGCGATTATCTGTCTATTGTTTCCACTGGCACTTGGCCCGATATGGCACTGGCCGTGGCAGTGTCTGGCGGCGCTGGCTGCCACGCTGGTGCTATTCCCTCTGCTGTTGTGGATTGAACGTTACCAGGAACGACAACAGCGAGCACCGTTATTGCCCCCAGCTTTATTGCGTCTACCCAGCGTCCGGTTGGGACTAGTGATTGCCGTACTATTTTTCTCCAGTTGGAGCGGATTTATGTTCGCCGTGGCTTACACATTGCAATCTGGTGCCGGGTTTACGCCGTTACAATCAGGGAACAGTTTTATTGGTTTGGGGTTGGCTTATTTTATTGCTTCACTGTTCAGCAGTCGAATAACTGGACGGGTTGGCAAAACGCGTGCTCTGTTGATTGGGTGCACTATCCAGATGATCGGATTGTTGCTATTGATAGCAACGCTGGTATGGGTGTGGCCCGTGTCGGAAGGGGTGTATTTATTACCCGCAACGTCGGTAATTGGGTTCGGCCAGGCATTTATTGTCAGCAGCTTTTTCCGTATCGGGCTGTCTGATGTCCCCATGGTGCATGCGGGTTCTGGTAGCGCACTGCTTTCCACGGTGCAACAAGCATCATTGGGGTTGGGGCCCATTTTACTGGGAACGGTGTTGGTTCAGACGCTGCATTTTACACAAGGACGATTTTTGACCGCACTGATCGTTACATTATGTGCTGAATGGGGCTTGATGCTGATATTAGTACTGCGTACAGGTCTGGTGTTGCGTAAGGAAAACCACGAGCCGCAGCAAGTCACTATTACATCTTGTGTGGCGGTGGACATTCAGAAAAGCAATTAA
- a CDS encoding helix-turn-helix transcriptional regulator → MAIMNVNPQSEAEAPPTIQNNRKVLGTFLRSRRESLDPRRLGLAVPRKRRTPGLRREDVALLADVGITWYTWLEQGRPIRTSVKTLTAIADALQFNEVETRHLFMLAGLPFSPSVQASCEKISAASQRILDQLNPFPAVIVNARFTILGFNQSWCRLLNIDLRQIPLEDRNCIYLALTHQGWREHLVDLHEFLPNIVAMFRAQMAEHAGDRRWESQLQRYLAVSEEFRQLWQQHYEIQGVDDRVKRFYHPDLGIISLRQINWWTASRNGDRMLVYMPAEEQDQLLLDTLATFPAPNESK, encoded by the coding sequence ATGGCGATAATGAATGTTAATCCGCAGTCAGAAGCTGAAGCTCCGCCAACCATACAGAACAACCGTAAAGTATTGGGTACTTTTCTGCGTTCGCGCCGTGAAAGTCTCGACCCCCGGCGTCTGGGATTAGCTGTGCCCCGCAAGCGACGTACTCCCGGATTGAGACGAGAGGATGTGGCGCTATTGGCCGATGTTGGCATTACCTGGTACACCTGGCTAGAGCAAGGGCGACCTATTCGTACTTCAGTCAAAACGCTAACGGCTATCGCCGATGCATTGCAGTTTAATGAGGTGGAAACCCGGCATCTGTTTATGCTGGCAGGTTTACCATTCTCACCATCAGTGCAGGCAAGCTGCGAAAAAATTAGTGCTGCCAGTCAGCGGATCCTTGACCAACTCAACCCCTTTCCCGCTGTTATTGTCAATGCCCGTTTTACTATTCTTGGGTTTAACCAGTCTTGGTGCCGTCTGTTAAATATCGATCTGCGCCAGATTCCACTAGAAGATCGCAACTGCATCTACCTGGCGTTAACCCATCAGGGCTGGCGAGAGCACCTGGTCGATCTTCATGAATTTCTGCCCAATATTGTGGCCATGTTTCGCGCACAGATGGCGGAACATGCTGGCGACCGGCGATGGGAATCACAATTGCAGCGCTATCTTGCCGTATCAGAGGAATTTCGTCAGTTATGGCAGCAACACTACGAAATTCAGGGCGTTGATGATCGAGTAAAACGTTTCTACCACCCGGATCTCGGCATCATTTCACTGCGACAGATCAACTGGTGGACAGCATCACGTAATGGCGACCGCATGCTGGTCTATATGCCTGCGGAAGAACAAGATCAGCTATTACTGGATACTCTCGCCACATTTCCAGCGCCAAATGAATCCAAATGA
- a CDS encoding GNAT family protein has translation MILVFFDRSSERFLGGISINEIQPIRQMGNIGYWIRQSAQGKGIALEAVNSIAVYGFSQLKLTRLVIVAGEEDRASRRVAEKAGAHYESIARNRIIIRQQPIDTAIYSLVPANSLHAR, from the coding sequence TTGATCTTGGTATTTTTTGACCGGTCATCCGAAAGATTTTTAGGTGGTATCTCTATTAATGAAATTCAGCCGATTCGCCAAATGGGTAATATTGGTTACTGGATACGGCAATCCGCGCAAGGAAAAGGTATCGCGCTTGAAGCCGTTAACTCAATAGCCGTATACGGATTCAGTCAGCTAAAACTAACCAGGCTGGTAATTGTGGCGGGCGAAGAAGACAGGGCCAGTCGCCGGGTAGCAGAGAAAGCGGGAGCGCACTATGAAAGCATCGCCAGAAACCGGATCATCATCCGGCAGCAGCCGATCGATACTGCCATATATTCACTGGTTCCCGCAAATAGCCTTCATGCCCGTTAA
- the tyrR gene encoding transcriptional regulator TyrR produces the protein MRLEVFCEDRIGLTRELLDLLVLRHIDLRGIEIDPAGRIYLNFASLSFDDFRGLMAEIRRIDGISDVRTVAFMPSEREHRALNALLESMPEPVFSLDLRGKVELINAAALRLFGLPVEKARNLTLGQLIHGYNFTHWLELGSVPETERVVIQSQDFLLEITPVYLDDDTAKPTIVGALIMLKSAARMGRQLQAIGINDDSEFDHLVAISPKMRQVIDQARKLAMLDAPLLIVGETGTGKDMLARACHLRSTRGKEPFLALNCAALPDDVMESELYGYAPGAYPNALEGKKGFFEQANGGSVLLDEVGEMSPQMQTKLLRFLNDGTFRRVGEEHEVHVDVRVICATQKNLLELVQHGQFREDLYYRLNVLTLTLPPLRDRPADIMPLTELFVARFADEQGIPRPKLVPELRNLLPQYGWPGNVRQLKNTIYRALAQLNGNELRLQDIDLPAFVAELPQSDEPLEGSLDDISKRFERSVLTRLYQTYPSTRKLAKRLGVSHTAIANKLREYGLSNRKVNGEEDE, from the coding sequence ATGCGTCTGGAAGTTTTTTGTGAAGACCGTATTGGTCTAACCCGCGAACTGTTGGATTTGCTGGTACTCCGTCATATTGATTTGCGCGGGATTGAAATTGATCCCGCTGGCCGAATTTATCTCAATTTCGCGAGCCTGAGTTTTGATGACTTCCGGGGATTGATGGCAGAAATTCGCCGTATTGATGGTATCAGCGATGTCCGAACCGTTGCTTTTATGCCTTCCGAACGTGAGCACCGAGCGTTGAACGCCTTGTTGGAGTCAATGCCGGAACCGGTGTTTTCCCTCGACCTGAGAGGGAAAGTGGAATTGATCAATGCGGCGGCGTTGAGGCTGTTTGGATTACCGGTGGAGAAGGCCCGTAACCTCACCCTTGGCCAATTGATCCACGGATATAATTTTACCCATTGGCTGGAGCTGGGTAGTGTGCCAGAAACCGAGCGAGTAGTGATCCAGAGTCAGGATTTTCTGCTGGAAATAACACCGGTATATCTGGACGACGATACCGCTAAACCGACGATTGTCGGTGCGCTGATAATGTTGAAATCTGCGGCGCGTATGGGACGCCAGTTGCAGGCGATCGGCATTAATGATGACAGCGAATTTGATCATCTGGTCGCTATCAGCCCTAAGATGCGGCAGGTGATCGATCAGGCAAGAAAATTGGCGATGCTGGATGCGCCGCTGTTGATAGTGGGTGAAACGGGCACCGGTAAAGATATGCTGGCACGGGCGTGCCATCTGCGCAGTACCCGTGGAAAAGAACCGTTCCTGGCACTGAATTGCGCGGCTTTGCCGGATGACGTTATGGAAAGTGAACTTTACGGTTATGCGCCGGGTGCTTATCCCAATGCACTGGAAGGTAAAAAGGGATTTTTTGAACAGGCTAATGGGGGGTCGGTATTGCTGGATGAGGTGGGAGAAATGTCACCTCAGATGCAGACTAAACTGCTGCGCTTTCTCAATGATGGTACGTTCCGTCGGGTAGGGGAAGAGCATGAAGTTCATGTGGACGTGCGGGTTATTTGCGCCACGCAGAAGAATCTGCTGGAACTGGTACAGCACGGTCAGTTTCGTGAAGATCTCTATTACCGCCTCAATGTGCTGACGCTGACGTTGCCGCCGTTGCGTGATCGTCCGGCGGATATTATGCCATTGACCGAACTGTTTGTGGCTCGTTTTGCGGATGAGCAAGGCATACCAAGACCAAAATTGGTGCCGGAACTGCGTAATCTGCTGCCGCAATACGGCTGGCCCGGCAATGTGCGTCAGTTGAAAAACACCATCTATCGCGCACTCGCTCAACTGAATGGCAATGAGTTGCGTTTGCAGGATATCGATCTGCCCGCTTTCGTGGCTGAGTTGCCACAGAGTGATGAACCATTGGAGGGGTCGCTAGACGATATCAGTAAACGTTTCGAACGCTCGGTACTGACTCGTCTCTACCAGACCTATCCCAGCACTCGCAAGCTGGCGAAACGGCTTGGTGTTTCTCATACTGCGATAGCCAATAAACTGCGGGAGTACGGGCTTAGCAATCGTAAAGTCAATGGGGAAGAAGACGAGTAA
- a CDS encoding M20/M25/M40 family metallo-hydrolase, whose product MHHCKKIIITGLLCSVLLSLSAQAQLVLAPADAQRYAQGSFPEYLDWLTLPDSTASSSDIQHNATWLINALKKRGFITQQLKNDLRPMVYAEWGKPQPNRKTILFYMHFDGRPITATEWKTDPWKPILKVNDGKGGWQVQPDNHLLTTSALDPEWRIFAHSAADGKGTIGIFLAAIDALKGSNTPTTVNIKVLLDSEERRGSPHLIRVVAQNAAQLKNDGIVIFNGAMSDNDKPMITFGYRGSIQVDMTVFGPIVGAHSGAYGNIIANPAMQLAALLGSMKDANGRVTIPGFYDRVKISDSDRKQMAESAPSPGTIENRYGVNQLDKIADNPIEALQYPSLDIIGLNAGDTGRRAMTVIPATATASINLRTVPEAPPEYLYDLLKTYVVSKGFHIIRADSPSLQERNHYPRLISMTMLASPGSAVAVRTPMDSPFAIWAVKGITAPRGIAAEKNRMVGISPPINGPVRLLKSSYVFVPLLNADDNQNNQDENLRVGNYIEGVRTIVSMVTTPFP is encoded by the coding sequence ATGCACCACTGTAAAAAAATCATTATTACCGGACTACTCTGTTCTGTGTTGCTCTCTTTATCTGCCCAGGCACAATTGGTGCTGGCACCCGCCGATGCTCAACGTTATGCACAAGGCAGTTTCCCCGAATACCTGGACTGGTTGACATTGCCTGATAGCACGGCGTCATCGTCCGATATTCAGCACAATGCTACATGGCTTATCAACGCACTTAAGAAGCGTGGATTCATTACTCAGCAATTGAAGAATGATTTACGTCCCATGGTTTACGCCGAATGGGGGAAACCACAGCCGAACCGCAAAACCATCCTGTTTTATATGCACTTCGATGGGCGACCTATCACTGCAACCGAGTGGAAAACCGATCCCTGGAAACCGATACTGAAAGTTAATGATGGAAAAGGCGGATGGCAGGTACAGCCTGACAATCATCTGTTAACCACGTCCGCACTCGACCCGGAGTGGCGTATCTTTGCTCATTCTGCCGCTGATGGTAAAGGAACCATTGGCATATTTCTGGCGGCGATAGATGCACTGAAGGGATCGAATACACCAACGACGGTAAACATCAAAGTATTGCTGGACTCAGAAGAACGACGGGGATCACCACATCTTATTCGAGTGGTGGCACAGAATGCGGCGCAGCTTAAAAACGACGGTATCGTCATTTTCAATGGTGCCATGTCAGATAATGATAAGCCGATGATCACCTTTGGTTATCGGGGTAGCATCCAGGTGGATATGACAGTTTTTGGTCCTATTGTCGGTGCGCACAGTGGGGCTTATGGCAACATTATCGCTAATCCGGCCATGCAGCTGGCAGCGTTGCTGGGCAGTATGAAGGACGCGAATGGCCGGGTAACGATCCCCGGTTTTTATGATCGGGTAAAAATCAGCGACAGCGATCGTAAACAGATGGCCGAATCTGCTCCATCGCCTGGAACGATAGAAAACCGCTATGGTGTGAATCAGTTGGATAAGATTGCGGACAATCCTATTGAGGCGCTGCAATACCCTTCGTTGGATATTATCGGTCTCAATGCCGGGGATACCGGTCGACGGGCTATGACGGTCATACCGGCTACGGCTACCGCCAGTATTAACCTCCGAACGGTACCGGAAGCTCCGCCGGAGTATCTCTACGATTTGCTGAAAACGTATGTGGTATCCAAAGGTTTTCATATCATCCGCGCTGACTCACCTTCGTTACAGGAGCGGAATCATTATCCTCGTCTGATTTCCATGACGATGCTGGCCTCACCAGGCAGTGCCGTCGCGGTCAGAACACCGATGGATTCCCCGTTTGCGATATGGGCGGTAAAGGGAATAACCGCCCCCAGGGGGATTGCAGCGGAAAAAAATCGTATGGTGGGTATTTCACCGCCGATTAATGGCCCGGTTCGTCTATTAAAAAGCAGCTATGTGTTCGTGCCGTTATTGAATGCAGACGACAATCAGAACAATCAGGACGAAAATCTGCGCGTTGGTAACTATATCGAGGGTGTAAGAACGATCGTATCCATGGTAACTACGCCATTCCCGTAA
- a CDS encoding TIGR01620 family protein — protein sequence MNEPLKPRITFEQNEPEEPQPTLRANQTFDEQDAQRFTPQDPASELPEDGMAEAVINDVLHPKRSLWRRMVMAGITLFGISALAQGGQSLYHAWLAQDWIALGGIAAGSLIVGAGVGSLVIEWRRLYRLRLRAEERDIARDLLHSHSVGAGRGFCEKLARQAGLDQGHPAIQRWQASLHDTHNDREVVELYARLVQPVLDNHARREISSSAAESALMIAVSPLALVDMAFIAWRNLRLINRIATLYGIELGYFSRLRLFRLVLLNIAFAGASELVREIGMDWMSQDLAARVSARAAQGIGAGLLTARLGIKAMELCRPLPWLDDKPRLGDFRRELIGRVKAIMHKTS from the coding sequence ATGAATGAACCGCTGAAGCCGCGCATTACTTTTGAGCAGAACGAGCCAGAAGAGCCGCAGCCGACATTGCGTGCGAATCAGACTTTTGATGAGCAAGACGCACAACGGTTTACCCCACAGGATCCCGCCAGTGAACTGCCGGAAGACGGGATGGCGGAAGCGGTTATCAATGATGTTTTGCACCCTAAACGTAGCCTATGGCGACGTATGGTGATGGCGGGGATCACGTTGTTTGGCATCAGCGCGCTGGCGCAGGGAGGGCAATCTCTGTATCACGCCTGGCTGGCACAAGACTGGATAGCGTTGGGCGGTATTGCCGCTGGCAGTTTGATCGTCGGCGCGGGTGTTGGTTCGCTGGTGATCGAGTGGCGCCGGCTTTATCGCCTGCGCTTGCGGGCGGAAGAGCGCGATATTGCGCGTGATCTGTTGCACAGTCACAGCGTTGGCGCCGGACGGGGATTCTGTGAAAAACTGGCCCGACAGGCAGGGTTGGATCAAGGACATCCGGCGATACAACGTTGGCAGGCGTCGCTGCATGATACCCATAACGATAGGGAGGTTGTCGAACTGTATGCCCGGTTGGTACAGCCTGTGCTGGATAATCACGCCCGACGGGAGATTAGCAGCTCTGCTGCCGAGTCAGCATTGATGATTGCTGTCAGCCCACTGGCACTGGTGGATATGGCGTTTATTGCCTGGCGTAACCTGCGGTTGATTAACCGTATCGCAACGCTTTATGGCATTGAACTGGGGTATTTCAGCCGTCTACGACTGTTCCGTCTGGTTCTGCTGAACATCGCTTTTGCTGGCGCATCTGAGCTGGTGAGAGAAATTGGCATGGACTGGATGTCGCAGGATCTGGCCGCCAGAGTGTCGGCTCGTGCCGCACAGGGTATTGGTGCTGGTCTGTTGACCGCTCGTTTAGGCATCAAAGCAATGGAGCTGTGTCGTCCTTTGCCCTGGCTGGATGATAAACCACGGTTGGGTGATTTTCGTCGTGAGCTTATAGGACGGGTTAAGGCCATCATGCATAAAACATCCTGA